In Limanda limanda chromosome 21, fLimLim1.1, whole genome shotgun sequence, a genomic segment contains:
- the LOC133028122 gene encoding uncharacterized protein LOC133028122 — protein sequence MDEAIPQGGRGLGKVERRLELPLAPSAAVTAERSAGPHAAPLPAVIAALAEVSRDQDLSGASSFVVCLSNALSSLLTPTGDDCKETQLSETDAVPSSSRSSLAPSVLGLMRSAAVFTGKTGGAILRWLSRRWHHMTAPDRPVLLTRFPPRCVLLLVPLLLVLIGPCWFGLAGLQSVLAALNLTDWTKVVSDVPPLSSMCSFMSSQSPSAETAAEGSGEELYPRPPPAEEEESARLVDLEQSLTELWRRVEAAGQQAEQRHGEVLQLYADLQQRQVSAQSGEDDLQQRLSSRIDHELTELRRRLDEERQVREQQTQQQSLWSGLDQLQLLAAHTQEDRWRREAASVPQSTLPAAISTGVDRQSHDGLRAEVARLEAALEDVRREVDALSGFKERCQQLDGVQQTISEQVSVQVREELRVLVNGNRVRAAGGGDSDGLPESLLQWLSQQYVSRADLQVALSTLERSLLQNIKLPHGNEEVGESVLQTPGDTVLQTPGDTVLQTPGDTVLQTPGDTVLQTPGDTVLQTPGDTVLQTPGDTVLQTPGDTVLQTPGDTVLQTPGDTVLQTPGDTVLQTPGDTVTPEEVHVIVKNALRRFSQDQTGLADYALESGGGSVVSTRCSETFETKAALLSLFGLPLWYFSQSPRVVIQPDVHPGNCWAFRGSTGFLVIRLSMRILPSAFSLEHIPKALAPSGALHSAPRDFSVYGLDDEQQDRGKLLGAYTYDQDGEALQTYAATEENDQMFQILEVKVWSNWGHEEFTCVYRFRVHGSPSGVRRPRSHTQSD from the exons ATGGATGAAGCGATCCCTCAA GGAGGTCGAGGTCTGGGTAAAGTTGAGAGACGGCTGGAACTGCCGCTTGCGCCGTCTGCAGCGGTGACGGCCGAGCGCTCGGCGGGTCCTCATGCAGCACCGCTGCCGGCTGTGATCGCCGCTTTGGCGGAGGTGAGTCGAGATCAGGATCTAAGTGGAG CTTCCTCTTTTGTCGTGTGTCTGTCAAACGCACTGAGCTCACTGCTGACACCTACAGGTGACGACTGTAAGGAGACGCAGCTCTCGGAGACGGACGCCGTCCCCTCGTCCTCGAGGTCGTCTCTGGCGCCCTCTGTGTTGGGGCTGATGCGGAGCGCTGCTGTTTTCACAG gtaaaACAGGAGGGGCCATCCTCCGGTGGCTCAGCAGAAGATGGCATCACATGACTGCTCCTGACCGTCCCGTCCTGCTGACACG cttcccgCCCAGATGTGTcctgctcctggttcctctgctgctcgtcCTCATCG GCCCGTGTTGGTTTGGCCTCGCCGGCCTACAGTCCGTCCTCGCAGCTCTAAACCTCACAGATTGGACGAAGGTGGTCTCCGACGTCCCCCCTCTGTCCTCCATGTGCAGCTTCATGTCCTCACAGAGCCCATCAGCAGAGACCGCTGCAGAGGGGTCGGGGGAGGAGCTCTATCCTCGACCGCCACCAGCCGAGGAG GAGGAGTCGGCCCGGCTGGTCGACCTGGAGCAGAGCCTGACGGAGCTGTGGCGGCGTGTGGAGGCCGCAGGTCAGCAGGCGGAGCAGAGACACGGGGAGGTTCTCCAGCTGTACGCCGACCTGCAGCAGCGGCAGGTCTCTGCTCAGAGCGGCGAGGACGACCTGCAGCAGCGGCTCAGCAGCCGGATCGACCACGAGCTGACGGAGCTGAGGAGGCGACTGGACGAGGAGCGACaggtcagagagcagcag ACGCAGCAGCAgagtctctggtctggtctggatcagctgcagctgctggcggCTCACACGCAG GAGGATCGGTGGAGGCGAGAAGCTGCGTCCGTTCCACAGTCAACGCTTCCTGCCGCCATCAG CACGGGTGTGGACCGTCAGTCCCACGACGGCCTGCGGGCGGAGGTAGCGAGGCTGGAGGCGGCTCTGGAGGACGTGAGGCGGGAGGTGGACGCTCTGTCTGGGTTCAAGGAGCGTTGCCAACAACTGGATGGAGTCCAGCAGACG ATCTCGGAACAGGTCTCGGTTCAGGTGCGCGAGGAGCTTCGGGTTCTCGTGAACGGGAATCGGGTGAGAGCGGCGGGCGGAGGAGACTCCGACGGTCTCCCAGAGTCGCTCCTCCAGTGGCTGTCGCAGCAGTATGTCAGCAGGGCtgacctgcaggtggcgctgtcgACTCTGGAGCGCAGCCTCCTGCAGAACATCAAACTGCCGCATGGCAACGAGGAGGTCGGAGAGAGCGTCCTGCAGACCCCCGGGGACACCGTCCTGCAGACCCCCGGGGACACCGTCCTGCAGACCCCCGGGGACACCGTCCTGCAGACCCCCGGGGACACCGTCCTGCAGACCCCCGGGGACACCGTCCTGCAGACCCCCGGGGACACCGTCCTGCAGACCCCCGGGGACACCGTCCTGCAGACCCCCGGGGACACCGTCCTGCAGACCCCCGGGGACACCGTCCTGCAGACCCCCGGGGACACCGTCCTGCAGACCCCCGGGGACACCGTCCTGCAGACCCCCGGGGACACCGTCACGCCCGAG GAAGTCCACGTGATCGTGAAGAACGCTCTGCGGCGGTTCTCCCAGGACCAGACTGGCCTCGCCGACTACGCTCTGGAGTCTGGAG ggggcagtgttGTGAGCACTCGCTGCTCCGAGACGTTCGAGACCAAGGCGGCGCTGCTCAGTCTGTTCGGACTTCCTCTCTGGTATTTCTCTCAGTCTCCTCGAGTTGTCATCCAG CCGGACGTCCATCCTGGAAACTGCTGGGCGTTCAGAGGCTCCACCGGTTTCCTGGTGATCCGTCTCTCCATGAGGATCCTCCCCAGCGCCTTCTCCCTGGAGCACATCCCCAAAGCCCTGGCGCCCAGCGGCGCTCTGCACAGCGCTCCCCGAGACTTCAGCGTCTAC GGTCTAGATGACGAGCAGCAGGACAGAGGGAAGCTGCTGGGAGCGTACACGTATGACCAGGATGGAGAAGCTCTGCAGACCTACGCCGCCACG gaggagaacgATCAGATGTTCCAGATCCTGGAGGTGAAGGTTTGGTCCAACTGGGGCCACGAGGAGTTCACGTGTGTTTACCGGTTCAGAGTGCACGGCTCGCCCAGCGGCGTCCGACGACCAcgctcac